The following is a genomic window from Micromonospora cathayae.
GACGGTGATGCCGAGCGCGGCCAGCTCCGCCCCGATCGCCGCGTACACCCGGCGGGTGGACGCCACGTCGTCGACCACGCCGAGCGCGGCGTTGCCCGGGTACGGGCTGCCGGTGGCGTGCGCCAGCCGGGTGACGTCACCGCCCTCCTCGTCGATCGCGACCAGCACGTCGGCGCGGGCGTTCCGCAGCGCGGCGGTGGCGGTGGCCAGCTGCGCCGGGGTGTGCACGTTGGTGCCGAACAGGGTGTAGCCGGCGAGTCCCGCCCCGGTCAGGTCCAGCGCCCACTCCGGCGGGGTCGGGCCCGGGTACGCCGCCAGCAGCGTGCCGAGGGCGAGTCGGCGAAGTCCTGGGTCCAGGCCCACGTGGATCTCCTTCTTCGGGTCGTCAGGATCTCGGGTCGGCGGTGACCGTTACGCTACGGTCACCCCAGCTGGGTACGATCAACAAGGTTTACCAAAACCAGAGGACGTGGCATGAGTTCGACGCGGCTGCCCGGCACCCCTCGCCTGTTGCGGGCGCTCAACGACCGCGCGGCGCTGGAACTCCTCCTCGAACAGGGGCCGCTCACCCGGGCCCGGCTGGGCGAGCTGACCGGGCTGTCCAAGGTGACCGCCTCGCAGCTGGTCGAGCGGCTGGAGGAGCGCGGGCTGGTCACCCGGGTCGGCGAGCAGGCCGGCGGACGCGGGCCGAACGCCCAGCTCTACGCCGTCCGGCCGGGCAGCGCGCACGTGATCGGCGTCGACGTCGGCGCGGACCGGGTGGTGGCCGCCTGCGCCGACATCACCGGCGCGGTGATCGGCCGGGTGGAGCAGTCCACCCGGGACACCGACGACCCGGTGGGCGTGGTGCACACCGCGGTCGTGCAGGCGGCCAGTGACGCCGGCGCCCCGCTGGAGACGGTACGCCGGATCGTGCTGGGCACCCCCGGCCTGGTCGACCCGACCACCGGCGACATCACCTTCGCGTTCAACCTGCCCCGCTGGCACCGGGGGCTGCTGGCCGCGCTCCGCGACGACCTGTCCACCCCGGTGGTCTTCGAGAACGACGTCAACCTGGCGGCGGTGGCCGAGGCGCAGTCCGGCGCGGCCCGGCAGGTGGCCGACTTCGTGCTGGTCTGGGTGGACGCCGGGGTCGGTCTGGCGATCATGCTGGGTGGCCGGTTGCACCACGGAAGCAGCGGCGCGGCCGGTGAGATCGGCTACCTTCCGGTCCCCGGGGTGCCGATCCCGCGGGACGTGTCGCGCCGGGCCAAGCCGGCTTTCCAGCAGCTCATCGGGGCGGAGGCGGTCCGCGTGGTGGCCCGGGAGCACGGCTTCCCGGCCGACGACGCGGCGGCGGCGGTCCGCGCGGCGATCACGGCCGGTACCGCCGGCGGCCCGCTGCTCGACGAGCTGGCCCGCCGGCTGGCCCTCGGGGTGGCGAGCACCTGCGTGGTGCTGGATCCACCGCTGGTGGTGCTGGCCGGCGAGGTGGGTCGGGCCGGCGGGGCGGCCCTGGCCGAACGGGTGCAGCACGAGGTGGCCGCGATCACCCTGGTCCGGCCGAGGGTGGTGCCGACCGGGCTGAGCGAGGAGTCGATCCTCCAGGGCGCGTTGCGTACCGCCCTGGACGCCGTCCGCGACGAGGTGTTCGGCTCCACGGTCGGCTAGGCCGGGCGGCTCCCTCATGCGAAAGAATTCTTCACCAGCGGCCC
Proteins encoded in this region:
- a CDS encoding ROK family transcriptional regulator codes for the protein MSSTRLPGTPRLLRALNDRAALELLLEQGPLTRARLGELTGLSKVTASQLVERLEERGLVTRVGEQAGGRGPNAQLYAVRPGSAHVIGVDVGADRVVAACADITGAVIGRVEQSTRDTDDPVGVVHTAVVQAASDAGAPLETVRRIVLGTPGLVDPTTGDITFAFNLPRWHRGLLAALRDDLSTPVVFENDVNLAAVAEAQSGAARQVADFVLVWVDAGVGLAIMLGGRLHHGSSGAAGEIGYLPVPGVPIPRDVSRRAKPAFQQLIGAEAVRVVAREHGFPADDAAAAVRAAITAGTAGGPLLDELARRLALGVASTCVVLDPPLVVLAGEVGRAGGAALAERVQHEVAAITLVRPRVVPTGLSEESILQGALRTALDAVRDEVFGSTVG